In Flavobacterium cerinum, one genomic interval encodes:
- a CDS encoding FG-GAP-like repeat-containing protein yields MKKIYLLFTLFSIAQVDCNAQLLTPSNSVFTGAFYGDCVAADFNGDGKKEILVSGALPGYDGHTALYQIQDGIYTQVNSTPFTQIMYSAIGTGDLNNDGHLDFAITGNRTDTDEQVFEIYYGNGNNTFNKVTVDNIQPTIYGAIEIADFDKDGHMDILVNGMLDSGDKVTNIYLQTGNTGTFTISSAQLAGTYFSAVKVFDANSDGLPDILVTGYTNAYVPETKFYLNQGNGEFIGHNSGLQNVYFSSIDTADINGDGHQDVLISGMSDSFEPVLTAYINDGAAHFIPTGAEFIGTYYGSSRFVDYNNDGHLDILSLGSNADGDNKALLYRNNGTGGFSIDVENSNLLTPVTMSRALVFDYDNDGDTDIFLMGYKENDVATALLYTNNSVQNCIPAYQYNADSNMITNVTFGTINNTSPFQSGATPVYEDFTAISTTVAQGQTYPISVKGPSSSFPSDVMVYIDLNRNGNFNDPGESFYIGQLAPANPANATTITANITIPANASAGATKMRIIKNTNVAALSNPNAPNSINDACDTTLRAGQTEDYSLTIVASSGCNQEPGEAIGSTGCVTFTYRGQTVTYTTVRGADRNIWIQQNLGSAAIATSSTDQTAFGDLFQWGRWDDGHQLRTSTTATSPVNNNPTGIGAGNPNYYVSTPAWWNGNQLTDTWSTATPAEVTSTDGCDPCRALGEGWKMPSQTDWESIVEKELITSPAKAFDSNLKLTVGGNRDTTGSFNFTGQRGYYWSRTTSSSGAKNFYFSNAITNPSAGGPRGQGASVRCMKVGTTLSLNNNQKSKFNVYPNPTRSIVNIAIEQTDIKVKLFNALGQQVITTQSNTIDMSNMANGIYIIQIQSENGETYSQKIVKQ; encoded by the coding sequence ATGAAGAAAATATACTTACTATTTACTCTGTTTTCTATAGCACAGGTAGACTGTAATGCACAATTACTTACGCCAAGTAACTCCGTTTTTACCGGGGCTTTTTATGGTGATTGTGTCGCAGCCGACTTTAATGGCGATGGAAAGAAAGAAATTCTGGTGTCCGGTGCACTACCGGGCTATGACGGTCATACCGCTTTGTACCAAATTCAAGACGGAATATACACACAAGTCAACTCAACTCCATTTACTCAGATCATGTACTCCGCTATAGGAACCGGAGACCTGAACAATGATGGTCATCTTGATTTTGCTATTACCGGTAACAGAACCGATACCGATGAACAAGTTTTCGAAATTTATTACGGAAACGGAAACAATACGTTTAATAAAGTTACGGTAGACAATATCCAACCTACTATTTACGGGGCTATTGAAATTGCCGACTTTGACAAGGATGGTCATATGGACATCCTGGTTAACGGAATGTTGGACAGCGGAGATAAAGTGACGAATATTTACCTTCAAACCGGCAATACCGGTACATTTACTATTTCTTCAGCTCAGCTTGCCGGAACTTACTTTAGCGCTGTAAAAGTCTTTGATGCCAATTCTGATGGTCTTCCGGACATTTTAGTAACAGGATACACCAATGCTTATGTTCCGGAAACTAAATTTTATTTAAATCAAGGGAACGGTGAATTCATCGGACACAACAGCGGTTTACAAAATGTTTATTTTTCGTCAATTGACACAGCCGACATCAATGGTGACGGTCATCAGGATGTATTAATATCCGGAATGAGTGACTCATTTGAACCGGTTCTTACTGCTTATATAAATGACGGGGCAGCTCATTTTATACCAACAGGTGCTGAATTTATAGGTACTTATTACGGCAGCTCTCGTTTTGTTGATTACAACAATGACGGACATCTGGATATCCTGTCGTTAGGATCTAATGCCGATGGTGATAACAAAGCGTTACTATACCGAAACAACGGTACGGGTGGTTTCTCAATTGATGTTGAAAATTCAAATTTATTAACACCCGTTACGATGTCCCGTGCACTTGTTTTTGATTATGACAATGATGGTGACACCGATATCTTCCTTATGGGCTATAAGGAAAATGATGTTGCTACAGCCCTATTATACACAAATAATTCCGTACAAAACTGTATTCCGGCTTATCAATATAATGCCGACAGTAACATGATTACCAATGTAACTTTCGGAACAATCAATAATACATCACCGTTTCAATCGGGAGCAACGCCTGTTTATGAAGATTTTACTGCAATCAGCACTACAGTAGCACAAGGACAAACCTATCCGATTTCGGTAAAAGGACCATCCAGTTCATTCCCTAGTGATGTAATGGTATATATCGATTTAAACCGAAACGGTAATTTTAATGATCCGGGAGAAAGTTTCTACATTGGTCAATTAGCACCTGCAAATCCGGCCAATGCAACTACAATTACAGCCAATATCACTATTCCGGCCAATGCCTCGGCCGGCGCAACTAAAATGCGAATCATTAAGAATACCAATGTTGCAGCGTTAAGCAATCCGAATGCGCCGAACAGTATTAATGATGCTTGTGATACGACTTTAAGAGCCGGTCAAACAGAAGATTATTCTCTTACAATCGTAGCAAGCAGCGGATGCAATCAGGAACCCGGAGAAGCTATCGGTTCTACAGGATGCGTAACTTTCACGTATCGTGGTCAAACGGTTACTTATACTACCGTTAGAGGAGCCGACAGAAATATCTGGATTCAGCAAAACTTAGGTAGTGCTGCTATTGCAACCTCATCAACCGATCAAACCGCATTTGGTGATTTATTCCAGTGGGGACGTTGGGATGACGGACATCAGTTACGTACTTCAACCACAGCGACTTCACCGGTAAACAATAATCCAACCGGTATTGGTGCCGGAAATCCGAATTATTATGTTTCTACTCCTGCATGGTGGAACGGAAATCAATTAACCGATACCTGGAGTACTGCTACACCCGCAGAGGTAACCAGTACAGATGGTTGTGATCCATGTCGTGCTTTAGGAGAAGGATGGAAAATGCCGAGTCAGACCGATTGGGAATCAATCGTAGAGAAAGAATTGATTACATCACCGGCAAAAGCATTCGACAGTAATCTGAAATTAACCGTAGGCGGAAACAGAGATACTACCGGAAGCTTTAACTTTACCGGACAACGTGGTTATTACTGGAGCCGTACTACGAGTTCCAGCGGAGCAAAAAACTTTTATTTCAGTAATGCGATAACCAATCCTTCTGCCGGAGGACCACGCGGACAAGGTGCTTCTGTTCGTTGTATGAAAGTTGGTACAACATTAAGCTTAAATAACAATCAGAAATCAAAATTCAACGTTTATCCGAATCCGACACGTTCAATAGTAAATATTGCAATAGAACAAACGGATATCAAAGTAAAATTATTTAATGCATTAGGTCAACAAGTAATAACAACTCAATCGAATACAATCGACATGAGTAATATGGCTAACGGTATTTATATTATACAAATACAAAGCGAAAACGGAGAAACTTACTCTCAAAAAATCGTAAAACAATAA
- a CDS encoding metallophosphoesterase, which produces MRLVFIGVILLLVELYAFQAFRTITKERWILITYQVVSLAIFIYLIYSFSQFDRSVGQTKQTLFTMGLLLITLIPKLLIAIILLAEDVYRLFATTINYFTQADNIKEAIPERRKFVSQVALMVALIPFTSLLYGMTKGKYNFKVIRQTIFFPDLPDSFDGTTITQISDVHSGSFDDPEKISYAIDLINEQKSDIILFTGDIVNTHADEMHPWVDTFRKIDTPALGKYSVLGNHDYGEYIDWPSEKAKEDNFKAIKDLHRQIDFKLLLNEHVKIKKGTDEIALVGVENWGVKFRQAGDLHKASEGLSQKDFKILMSHDPSHWDAEVKKHDKHFHLTLSGHTHGLQFGIEIPGLIKWSPIEYVYKQWAGLYEEMGKYIYVNRGFGFHAYPGRVGIWPEITVIELKKGEKVA; this is translated from the coding sequence ATGCGATTAGTTTTTATAGGCGTAATTTTATTGTTGGTGGAGTTGTATGCTTTTCAGGCATTTCGAACCATAACCAAAGAAAGATGGATATTGATAACGTACCAGGTAGTTAGCCTGGCAATATTTATTTATCTGATTTATTCCTTTTCGCAATTTGACCGAAGTGTAGGACAAACAAAACAAACGTTGTTTACAATGGGATTACTGTTAATAACACTAATCCCAAAACTGCTTATTGCTATTATTTTATTAGCAGAGGATGTTTACCGTTTATTTGCTACTACGATTAATTATTTTACTCAAGCGGATAATATCAAAGAAGCCATCCCGGAAAGGCGGAAGTTTGTAAGCCAGGTCGCACTTATGGTGGCTTTAATTCCTTTTACATCATTGTTATACGGAATGACAAAAGGAAAATATAATTTTAAAGTAATACGACAAACAATATTCTTCCCGGATCTTCCGGATAGTTTTGACGGAACGACCATTACTCAGATTTCGGATGTTCACAGCGGAAGTTTTGATGATCCGGAGAAGATCAGTTATGCGATTGATCTGATTAATGAACAAAAATCGGATATTATTCTGTTTACCGGCGATATTGTGAATACGCATGCCGATGAGATGCATCCGTGGGTGGATACATTTCGTAAAATTGATACACCGGCATTAGGTAAATATTCTGTTTTGGGGAATCATGACTACGGTGAATATATCGACTGGCCTTCGGAAAAAGCAAAAGAAGACAATTTTAAGGCGATTAAAGATTTGCACCGACAAATTGATTTTAAGCTGTTGCTGAACGAGCATGTAAAAATTAAAAAGGGAACAGATGAAATTGCGTTGGTAGGTGTGGAAAACTGGGGCGTTAAATTCAGGCAAGCGGGCGATTTACATAAAGCTTCGGAGGGATTGAGTCAAAAGGACTTTAAAATTCTGATGAGTCATGATCCGTCACATTGGGATGCTGAAGTGAAAAAACACGACAAACATTTTCATCTTACGCTGAGCGGGCATACACATGGCTTGCAGTTTGGAATTGAGATTCCGGGGCTAATTAAATGGAGTCCAATAGAATACGTATACAAACAATGGGCGGGACTTTACGAAGAAATGGGGAAATATATTTATGTGAACCGCGGATTCGGATTTCATGCTTATCCGGGCCGTGTCGGAATATGGCCGGAAATTACAGTTATCGAACTAAAAAAAGGCGAAAAAGTAGCGTAA
- a CDS encoding thioredoxin family protein yields the protein MSKFGELINAQVPVLIDFYTDWSEPSVSMHPVIRDVAAALGDKAKVIKIDVDKNQELAEALRIKGLPTLMIYKEGQMVWRQSGELDANTIIALVQEQY from the coding sequence ATGTCAAAATTTGGAGAACTTATCAATGCACAAGTACCGGTATTGATCGATTTTTACACTGATTGGAGCGAACCTTCCGTTTCCATGCATCCGGTTATTAGGGATGTTGCGGCTGCGTTAGGAGATAAAGCGAAAGTGATAAAAATTGATGTGGATAAAAACCAGGAACTGGCTGAAGCACTTCGAATAAAAGGTTTGCCGACATTAATGATTTATAAAGAAGGGCAAATGGTATGGCGTCAATCCGGTGAACTGGATGCGAATACAATAATAGCGCTTGTTCAGGAACAATACTAA
- a CDS encoding polysaccharide deacetylase family protein yields the protein MSFWVKTNNIVKRIFFNQVWDIPNTQNTIYLTFDDGPTPEITEWVLNILDSHAIPATFFCIGNNIDKHPDIFKKVIAHGHRIGNHTYNHLKGWKTNNDEYIRNTKGCEEAIIKHSEGKINTRLFRPPYGKIKPLQSRLLRKQGYQIIMWDVISMDYDKTVTPEECIQNVIQNARQGSIIVFHDSQKAFQNLEHALPKAIQGLKERGFRFDVLP from the coding sequence ATGAGCTTCTGGGTAAAAACCAATAACATTGTCAAAAGGATATTTTTTAATCAGGTATGGGATATTCCCAATACCCAAAACACCATATACCTTACTTTTGATGACGGTCCGACTCCTGAAATCACGGAATGGGTATTAAACATTCTGGACAGCCATGCTATTCCGGCTACATTTTTCTGCATCGGAAACAATATCGACAAACATCCGGATATTTTTAAAAAAGTAATTGCACACGGACACCGTATCGGCAATCACACCTACAACCATTTAAAAGGATGGAAAACAAATAATGACGAGTACATTCGCAATACAAAAGGCTGCGAAGAAGCCATTATAAAACATTCAGAAGGCAAAATAAACACCAGACTATTTCGTCCGCCTTACGGCAAAATAAAGCCATTACAATCCCGTTTACTACGGAAGCAAGGCTATCAAATTATTATGTGGGATGTAATTAGTATGGATTATGACAAAACCGTCACACCGGAAGAGTGTATTCAAAACGTAATTCAAAATGCCCGTCAGGGAAGTATCATCGTATTTCACGATAGCCAGAAAGCATTTCAAAACCTTGAACACGCATTACCGAAAGCCATCCAAGGTTTAAAAGAACGTGGCTTCCGATTTGACGTATTACCTTAG